One part of the Streptomyces sp. NBC_00286 genome encodes these proteins:
- a CDS encoding PH domain-containing protein — METGSRGNMGTTRSTESEPEPVWTGLPPGLLRMRRLLLVVWLVPLTLGTGLPLGLLVGPGWATFALLPLALLLWGWAMLGRNWRSWRYAERADDLLISRGVLWREETVVPYGRMQLVEVTSGPVERHFGLASVQLHTAAAATDARIPGLDPAEAERLRDRLTELGEARSAGL; from the coding sequence ATGGAGACGGGGAGCAGGGGAAACATGGGCACCACCAGGAGCACCGAGTCCGAGCCCGAGCCCGTGTGGACCGGCCTGCCGCCGGGGCTGCTGCGGATGCGCCGACTGCTGCTCGTGGTCTGGCTGGTGCCGCTGACGCTCGGTACGGGGCTGCCGCTCGGCCTGCTCGTCGGCCCCGGCTGGGCGACCTTCGCGCTGCTGCCGCTGGCGCTGCTGCTGTGGGGCTGGGCGATGCTGGGCCGCAACTGGCGGTCCTGGCGGTACGCGGAGCGCGCGGACGACCTGCTGATCAGCCGGGGTGTGCTGTGGCGTGAGGAGACGGTCGTGCCGTACGGGCGCATGCAGCTGGTCGAGGTGACCTCGGGTCCCGTAGAGCGGCACTTCGGGCTGGCGAGCGTGCAACTGCACACGGCCGCAGCGGCGACCGACGCACGCATTCCGGGCCTCGACCCGGCCGAGGCGGAACGGCTGCGGGACCGGCTCACGGAGCTGGGCGAGGCCAGATCGGCGGGGCTGTGA
- a CDS encoding PH domain-containing protein: MTTSDIGDVEHDVRQEKPVTERRLHPVTPLRRAWAPIAVIAGWAVHDPDQTQRQLAHLTTGTLLIAIAIVIPAAALYGFLTWWFTHFAVTDTELRIRTGLLFRRSAHIRLDRLQAVDVTQPLLARLAGVSKLKLDVIGTDKKDELAFLGEDEARVLRAELLARAAGFAPETAHEVGEAPARQLLHVPARVLAVSLVLSGATWGSLVAALVVPPLVWWLSGSLWTVLAVALPLLGAAGASSVGRFVGEYDWTVGDSPDGLRLDHGLLDRTHETVPPGRVQTVRIVEPLLWRRRDWVRVELDVAGSSNSVLVPVAPREVAESVIARVLPGVTVPGALSRPPRRARWCMPLWWRGYGLAVTDTVFASRHGLLRRSLALVPHGKVQSVRMEQGPWMRAKGLAHVHIETGANKTVTARLRDASEAAELLYGQADRSRTGRREARPDRWMAGA; the protein is encoded by the coding sequence GTGACGACATCAGACATCGGCGACGTCGAGCACGACGTGCGCCAGGAGAAGCCCGTTACGGAGCGGCGGCTGCATCCCGTGACGCCGCTGCGCCGCGCCTGGGCGCCGATCGCCGTGATCGCCGGCTGGGCGGTGCACGACCCCGACCAGACGCAGCGGCAGCTGGCCCACCTGACGACCGGCACCCTGCTGATCGCGATCGCCATCGTCATTCCGGCCGCCGCCCTGTACGGCTTTCTGACCTGGTGGTTCACCCACTTCGCGGTGACCGACACCGAACTGCGCATCCGTACGGGCCTGTTGTTCCGGCGCTCGGCACACATCCGGCTCGACCGGCTCCAGGCCGTCGACGTCACCCAGCCGCTGCTGGCCCGCCTCGCGGGCGTCTCCAAACTCAAACTCGACGTGATAGGGACCGACAAGAAGGACGAACTCGCCTTCCTGGGCGAGGACGAAGCCCGTGTTCTACGGGCCGAACTCCTCGCCCGCGCCGCCGGTTTCGCCCCCGAGACGGCACACGAGGTGGGCGAGGCGCCGGCCCGGCAGTTGCTGCACGTACCGGCCCGGGTCCTCGCCGTGTCCCTGGTGCTGTCGGGCGCCACCTGGGGATCGCTGGTCGCCGCGCTCGTCGTACCACCGCTGGTGTGGTGGCTCTCGGGCAGCCTGTGGACGGTCCTCGCGGTCGCGCTGCCGCTGCTCGGCGCGGCGGGCGCGAGCAGCGTAGGGCGCTTCGTCGGCGAGTACGACTGGACCGTGGGCGATTCCCCGGACGGGCTCCGTCTCGACCACGGACTGCTCGACCGTACGCATGAGACGGTGCCGCCCGGGCGCGTACAGACCGTCCGCATCGTCGAACCGCTGCTGTGGCGGCGACGGGACTGGGTCCGGGTCGAGCTGGATGTGGCGGGCTCGTCCAACTCCGTGCTCGTGCCGGTCGCTCCGCGCGAGGTCGCCGAGTCGGTGATCGCGCGGGTGCTGCCGGGCGTGACGGTGCCGGGTGCGCTGTCGCGACCGCCGCGCCGGGCTCGCTGGTGCATGCCGCTCTGGTGGCGGGGTTACGGACTTGCCGTCACCGACACCGTCTTCGCGTCCCGGCACGGGCTGCTGCGCCGCAGCCTCGCGCTCGTACCGCACGGCAAGGTCCAGAGCGTACGCATGGAGCAAGGGCCGTGGATGCGCGCCAAAGGGCTGGCCCATGTGCACATCGAGACGGGCGCCAACAAGACGGTGACGGCCCGGCTGCGGGACGCCTCGGAGGCGGCGGAGCTGCTGTACGGGCAGGCGGACCGGTCGCGGACGGGGCGGCGGGAGGCCCGGCCGGATCGGTGGATGGCCGGGGCTTGA